Genomic segment of Iocasia fonsfrigidae:
GTCTTTACTAAATTCTGCAACCTTAAACTGTTATTGTATAGTCTATTTAAATAGGGAGTGCCCTAGGTGCTCCGTTTTAATCATCTGGATAACAATTCAATTATGCAAAAGGTCTATTATGAAAGAGCCTTGATTAGAAGTTGCATTTATTTTTGTTAAGAATAAACTTTTACTATATTATATTGGGAGGAATACAAGTGATAAATTCAATGTTTGATGTTACCGGGAAAAGGGTTATAGTCACAGGGGCAGCTCAAGGGCTTGGTTATGGAATGGCAGAAGGGTTCCTGGAATCTGGTTCTGAGGTTGTATTAATGGATATTTCAGATAAGTTAGACCAGGTAGTAAAAGATTTCAAGGAAAAAGGTTATAAGGCTCATACTGTAAAAGGTGATTTATCTGATCGACTAGATATCCAGAGAATGTTTGATGATGCAATGAAAATAATGGACGGAGTTGATGTTTTAGTCACAGCAGCTGGTATTCAAAGAAGACACCGCTCGGATAAATTCCCAATTGAAGATTGGGATGCAGTTATTGCTGTTAATTTAACTGCAGTATTCCTGATGGACCAATTATGTGCAAAAAAAATGATTGAACAAGGTAAAGGAAAAATTATAAATATTGCCTCTATGGTCTCATGGTTTGGAGGTATTAATGTTCCTGCTTATACAGCAGCTAAAGGGGGAGTTGCCCAGATGACTAAAACTATGGGGAATGATTGGGCTGCTTTAGGTGTTAATGTAAATGCAATTGCTCCGGGATATATGGCTACAGAAATGAACCAAAAACTTATTAAGGATGAGGAAAGGAGTAAAGAAATTACTGATAGAATCCCAGCAAAAAGATGGGGTACTCCAGATGATATGAAAGGGATTGCTCTCTTTTTGGCATCATCTGCAAGTGACTACTTAAGTGGTGCAGTTATTCCAGTTGATGGTGGTTATTTGTGCCGGTAAGTTTTAATGATGTTATATTCTTGACTTTGGCAAAAGGAAGGTAGAAATATGGTTAATAAACCTAATGTTACACAACAAGTACTAGATTATTTTATTAAACAAATTCAGAATGGAAATTGGAAGATAGGAGAAAAGATTTACTCGGAGAGCAGGCTTACTAAAGAGCTCGGGGTTAGTAGGACAAGTATAAGGGCTGCTATACAGCAATTAGTTGGTATTGGTGCGATGGAGAGTATTCACGGTAAGGGAACGTTTTTACGCTCAGATGATTTGTCCAGTTTAGGATTAGGGAAACATAATAAAAAAGAGTATGATTATGTAGATTTGAGTTCATTACTTGAATTTAGACTTATTTTAGAGACAGATAGTTGTTATCATGCAGTTAAACGGGCTAC
This window contains:
- a CDS encoding SDR family oxidoreductase, with translation MNSMFDVTGKRVIVTGAAQGLGYGMAEGFLESGSEVVLMDISDKLDQVVKDFKEKGYKAHTVKGDLSDRLDIQRMFDDAMKIMDGVDVLVTAAGIQRRHRSDKFPIEDWDAVIAVNLTAVFLMDQLCAKKMIEQGKGKIINIASMVSWFGGINVPAYTAAKGGVAQMTKTMGNDWAALGVNVNAIAPGYMATEMNQKLIKDEERSKEITDRIPAKRWGTPDDMKGIALFLASSASDYLSGAVIPVDGGYLCR